The nucleotide sequence GTTTCATCGCCATATCCACTTCAGATTTTGGTATgcctgaaaataataataataaaatataataataaaataataataaaatattttatttcatacttattttatatattattgtttaataatagaaataatagtatattaatagtaattgtaaacagcttatttattaaaattaaaattctctaagatttatttagatttttagatccttaattagtttttttgtgttttctcATATAgaaattactaataaattatgataaaaattactgaagaaaaattgaaataattgatcCATGTGACTCGTTTGTGTTATGATTCAAAATCAATGATAATAGcatataaactttaaatatgtttttatcagttctcatcaatttttttaaacaaaattcttttgaattctatataaattcttaaatatgtatactttaatacattcttttattaatttttagcatcaaaacaaattcatatttaatataatgtgcgtatatatatttaccctttaatatcaatgtttGTTTAAGTTCTGTCAATCTTTCTGCATCTTCCTTCTTTACAGGAAATCCATCATACttaacaatttcaatttccacaccattaattatcattttagtaATGCCAACATTTGGTTTTCTCCTTTTGTATTCTCCTCTTtccctaatttttttttcttctactttACCACTtttatctgatatattttttttaaactttttagacTTGTCATTAGATGTTTccaattttctctttcgatTTCGCTTCTGTCgtttacttaatataaaagaatttgaatTCTTATCATCTTGTGAAATTCTTGATTCTTTTTCACTAGATGATAAATATGAGTTATTAATATCtggttttattttgttagaaaatcCATCTGATCTATTATCTACTGTTTCAATTGTATCTTCTGTTTTTGCATGATTATTGTTGGGTATGATATCATTTACAGAGTTTTCGGTGAAATTCATgtgatttttctttgattttgaCTTCTTATGTTCTTTTACATCAGATTTAGATCCATTATCATCAAATTCTGCCCAATTGTGATtaacgtttttattaatatttttgtcaaatgcATCATTTTGAtcctttaataattcttttgccgatttctttttctccaacAGTTTCTTACTtccattttcttctatttgcTGTTTCATTATATGCCATGGTGTGGCCTCATTTGGCAACTTTTCATTTGATGCTTTAGATCCTCTTGCTCTTGCATATCTGGTCATTTTTTCAaacactgaaaaaaaaattttattaagaactcTATATTCCTACAAacttactgaaaaaaatattcgttgatcttttctttgatttttaagCTTATATATTGATTCTTTGCAATCATACATACggtcttaattttaatatttttctgttaatttCTGATGATTCACTTTTCGACActcttaaatttttacgttatcaaattgaaaaattattaattttcctatATGCGCTAGATTTAAGCTTTTAgagatttcttaaatattaattatattttcgactTTCATCGAAATATTCATCATACCCACGATGGATATTTTCACGTGTATAGATTTATAGATTGAAATTAGAGGTTAAAAGAAAGCAAAGACTATAAccataaatatatcaagaataGAGCGGTTTCcttagacaaaaaaaaagatgtacgaCAAATTCATCGAACGTATCGATTGGCTAATCGATAAGACGTAGTTTCTAgtatttcaaaagtttttagTAAGAACAGCCAATCAAAATATGACATTGTgtagtatatatttcttgatgaaaatttatcaGTGACTAATCTCATGTAGTCCTATGCTTCATGTTCTCATGCCTTATAATTACGGTATGATACATCACATATCACATGTTCgatttgtgaattttatacTTGAACTTCATATTTTCTCATGTCCTGATCACATTTAGATCGCACGTGGCCATTAAGACTAAGACTCATATTTTCTCATTAGCTTCCTACGTTTTCTCTTGATAAAAGTTTTcttctgataaaaataaactcattaatacaaagaaaatacaaatttaagaaaaatggcagaatttgtagaaaaacGATGTCAGGATATGATACCTGAGTTGGAGCAAATGGAAAGGATCAAACTTTTTGACAAGAATGAAATTCGGTGAGTCTTTTTTTGTGGGGTTTTAGCATTTAATCTCTGCCTTCAGttgaaatagataaaattataagaatgtatattttttttatgaatatcacAATCATCAAGTTGAcgtatttcagaaatattgcTAAAAAACTCAAGGAATATGAATATAAGATTCAACGACACACAAAGTGTAAGGAAGATTATCTTGGTTACATACAATATGAAATGAATCTTTTAAAACTGATTAAACAACGTAGAGATGTAAGTAGttgttttattgtatttaagtATGTTTTCATCAAGAAATTcgtctaaaattaattgatatgttttaataattaaagacattaatggtattatatttaaaataaggatTAAACTGAAGAATTTAGATAAAGATTTGTCTTAAGATACAGCCTgacttttatttcttcaagtttaataatcaatttcaaaaagaaattgtgtaggttgtatatatatgaggTATTGTgagattgtataatttttaaatttcttatcaattGAATATTGAGTCaggaaaaatcatatattaatcaaatatgatATTCAGAAATGTAacttaaaagaagaaataatttaaatatttatgaatattttaaat is from Cataglyphis hispanica isolate Lineage 1 chromosome 15, ULB_Chis1_1.0, whole genome shotgun sequence and encodes:
- the LOC126855275 gene encoding zinc finger CCHC domain-containing protein 9-like, yielding MTRYARARGSKASNEKLPNEATPWHIMKQQIEENGSKKLLEKKKSAKELLKDQNDAFDKNINKNVNHNWAEFDDNGSKSDVKEHKKSKSKKNHMNFTENSVNDIIPNNNHAKTEDTIETVDNRSDGFSNKIKPDINNSYLSSSEKESRISQDDKNSNSFILSKRQKRNRKRKLETSNDKSKKFKKNISDKSGKVEEKKIRERGEYKRRKPNVGITKMIINGVEIEIVKYDGFPVKKEDAERLTELKQTLILKGIPKSEVDMAMKLERRKAEKALTRIKKQVCFNCRKSGHNLSDCPELGRDEACTGICFKCGSTEHTHFECKVNKDSTYRYAKCFICREQGHIAVECPDNPKGIYPHGGCCKICGAVTHLKKDCPDLINGKEESTITVEKISDSAIESLQETIKKNDEGNKLPKNKIIKF